The genomic stretch TAGCTGGTGCTCATGTTCGACATTGAGAAACACtgttgataaaaataaaaatacaaggAAGGCAGCTTCCCGTGAAGATTCCAGTGACAACTTTTTATACTGCCCGTCAGCTTTAGATCTACAACAGCATGATGATGTAAAACATTTTCAATGGCACTGGAGCAAAGGAGAGCCTGTGATTGTCAGCAATGTGCTCGATTGTTCATCGGGTTTGAGCTGGGAACCACTTGTCATGTGGCGTGCATGTCGTCAGATAACTAACACCAAGCATGGTATACATTTGGATGTTAAGGCACTTGATTGCTTAGATTGGTGCGAGGTTTGTTcaatttctgaaacctttaaTGCGCAGGGTTTTTCCTTTGTTTCTTTGTCTTGATTTTCATGAGGCTTATTTCTGATTTACTTGAAAGGCTAATAGTCTATACTATtgtttttgttgaatctttttCTAAATAGGCATGTAGAAAAAGTTGTATTGTTGCATTATTGTAGCAAGTTGGAAGGGTTTCTTTGTTATTGTAGTCAGGGTTAGTCTTAGGAATAAACTTTCAGCACATGTTTGCTTGTGGTAAATTGTTTCTTCAAACCTTCACAGCACATATCTCCTCTTCTGAATGTCTCATGTCATATCTTACCATTGCGCAAATCTGTCAGTTTGTTGCTGTCTGTTTtcctattttttctttcttttcttgttacCTTTGCATCTGTGGTTCATGCTTCTGGACTTGTATTTTTGCCTTATTCTTTTTTTACCTTTAGTTTTCAAATCACACTTGTGACTTCCTAGCAAATGTTAAgatgattttatgatttatggTTGAATATATTATTGTTTTCCATTTGTACTCATTCTATTCATTGTTTCAGCAATTATTTAAACTCTACTAATTTTACTTAACATTTCTATTCTCTTGCTGGTGATTTATACATGTTTGACTCGAGTTGATTAAATGCAGGGAGATATTAATATCCACCAATTCTTTACTGGGTATTCAAAAGGACGTAAAGATTGGCTTAACTGGCCTCAGATACTGAAATTAAAAGATTGGCCACCTTCTAATCTATTTGAGGAACGTTTACCACGTCACTGTGCTGAGTTTATATCATCCTTGCCCTACAAGGATTATACAGATCCTCTTATTGGTGCTCTTAATCTTGCTGTGAAGTTGCCGAAGGAAAGTATAAAGCCAGACATGGGGCCGAAGACATATATCGCTTATGGATTTCCGGAAGAGCTTGGGCGTGGGGATTCGGTGACTAAGCTCCACTGCGATATGTCTGATGCAGTATGTTTTCTCCACTTGTCGTATTAggcatattttttattatgattgCATTTCACAGATGTTTCATATGCATTGGTTGTAGTTTTTGTAGTCCAGGTCATATATTTTTTGGCTCACTATGTCATCTCTCCATAAACTCTCATTTGATCCTATGTTTCATGAGTGATTGATAATCTGCCAGAAGAATGTATCTATGATATGCTGATAATGTTGCAAACAAATTTCCATACCAAGGATTTATTGCTATTTTTGGCTCATTGAGTGCATACTGAATTACTTATTCATGaagaattattatatatcttttcttttcttttttttcattaaacTGGATGCTTTAGGTAAATGTGCTAACTCACATTGCTAAAGTGGAATTGGATTCTGACACACGTGAAGCGATTGAGACATACAAAGCAAAGCACCTAAAGCAGGACCAGAGGGAATTGTATGGAGTTCATGAGGGAGAAACTACTGATGACATGCATAATGATTCATGGTCAGCCATAAATGCTTCTGACAAGCAAAATGGCTCTAAAGTTGTGGAAAATGAAAGTGGACTATGTGACATGAAAGTGGATGAACAGTTTCATCAAGCTTCTGGTAATGAGAGTGCAGCTGTAAATATGGATGGTCTTTGTCGTGGGTCAGAGTTGAAAGAGGCTGAAAAAGCGCAAGAACAAGAAAAAAGTACGTCAGATGCCTCTGATGGTGCTCTCTGGGATATTTTTCGAAGAGAGGATATTCCTAAATTGCAGGAATATCTGAAAAATCATTTTAGAGAGTTTAGACATGTGTATTGCAGTCCTTTGACACAggtaaaatagtaaaaataattctcttttatttgacACTATCTTTTCTACTTGTAGTTAATCTTGCTATGAACATATTCTTATAGCTACCTTTACATTTGTAATATATGGACTGTTAACCCTGATAGCATTGATCTGATAAtatctttcttttaaaatttgtggATGGGTGAATTATGTTCATGCGTAATGGACGCTGGACATGGGTGATTGATGTGATATGCGATACTGAGACATGCCATAAACATTCTGAACAAAGTTTGTTAATTTATtgataataacaataaattttCCCTCAGTCCCTTTGCTTATAtgttttttgtttgaattgTATTTCTGTTGACATAGATCATTCACCCCATCCATGATCAGACCATGTATTTGACTGAGTATCATAAGAGGAAGCTTAAGGAGGAGTATGGTTAGTTATTTCCATAAACTTTCCTATTTTgtttgattgataattaaattgtACCGGCATGTTAACAGCTCTTTATTTCTTGTAGGAATTGAGCCCTGGACTTTCGTTCAGAGGTTAGGAGAAGCTGTTTTCATTCCAGCAGGTTGTCCTCACCAAGTCAGAAATCTGAAGGTAAGAACATACATCATACATGATGCATTAGTCACATCTTTAGTGTACTGGGTTGTTTCTTTATAAAAATGTAAAGAATTTTCTTTTGTGAAGTGAGCCAGATGAAATCGCTAATCATATTCAAAATAGTTATCCCACAACCATTCTAGCCATCACACCAAATCCGGAGGATAATATTACAACTTTAAATCTAGGAGTAGAACCAGATATCGGCTTCTTGAAAGGCCTATTTCTTTGGCATTGTAATCTCTTTTGATATACAGAAAAATTTCCTTTTTGGCTTTTTCTAACAACCCTTGCAACTAGCCACTTTTTCTGacttgattaattttttttattttaagtagTTCCTGAAATCTATTCAATCAAAACATAATCAAGTGAATTCCTTCCTTTTGCAGTCATGCATCAAGGTTGCCCTTGATTTTGTATCTCCTGAAAATCTTGGTGAGTGCTTCCGATTGACAGAGGAATTCCGCACACTCCCAATAAATCACAGGTCTTCTGAGGACAAGTTGGAGGTATAGCAAACAATATTTTAGTTCAACGTTACTAATTACTTGtttctttgtttttagttgGTAACACTATATCTTATTTCTTTATTGAATGTAGCAGATCTattcaaattgattcttgaattGAATATAACATGATATAGCAGTTCTAATCAGATTGATCCTTGAATATTATCTTTGACATCAAAATGGGTCTTTAAAGACCATTTTGAAGTATATTTGCTATCCGATAACATTACTGACTACTGAGTATCACATTGTATGTCTAATCTTGGCATGTGTAGTTTCTGCTTATTAAGAATTTGTTTTTGTATATCAGAAGTTTATTCTCACTAACTAATTTGTTTAAATTTGATAGTTCCAGCATGAACTTTACGTGTCCTTCATATTGCGAGCTTAATAGTTTCTTGTTGGTGTATAATGTAAATGCTTTACACTTTCTGAATTGCTGTGTTATTTGCACCAGGTGAAGAAAATAACAGTATACACAATGAAAAATGTGGTTAAAAATTTGGAGGAAGCACGGTTAGTGTTTGCGATCCTTACGCCTATCTGGTTTGCATTGTGATGCATGCATTATTTGATTACAATGGTTACTTTGATAAGGCATTGTTAGACTATTGTTTCCCGGTTCATGAATCATGACTATGAATTTGagtttattatttgatttactAAATTGGTGATTTTTATACAGGTCTGGGAAAAGAGAGGTTCAGGATGTAAGTAAATACAACCGCAAGAGAATGAAGTCAAAAAAGATGATTTGGTAGAGTCAATGGCCTACTTGGCTGTGATGAATCTTGTGTTCCATAATTAGTATATAGTATCACTGCTCATGAATGTTTGGACTGTGTTTAGTGTTTAGGGGCATATGCTGATATGAGCATTGTACTTTTAAAACTTGATTAGTGCATTATATTTCTCTCCCCATTACTATATGGTTACTACTTTTGTGAAAATTCTCATCCAACGTCTGCAAAGCTAACAAGTGAAAAATCTGTGGACACAAGCTCAAAAATTAGGGGGACATGTGGTTAGAAAAatgttttttatatttctaGAGTTTTATACTAAACTTCATATTGAAAATGATTTTACAATGTAAGATTTTGAATCTAAAAATGTTACATGAATCCCACATCTGATATCCTTTAAATCTGACGAAATGCACATAACGTAATTGTAAAATGAAAAGTCCAATAAGATTAATTATATTGGGTAAGTTTGTACTTCTAGGTTTTCTatgcaatttgattttgattcaATATATTAACCTAACAGTTTATCATTGATTCAGCTCATTGTTATCTTTTTTACTAAAGGGAGTAATAATGGCATAGGAACAATTGACAACAGTTAAAAGTTAATATATTACATCATGAGTTTGAATGGAATGAGAATGAGGACAAGAGTGCAacagaataaaataaaatgtagCATAATCCCTTACCTTTCTTTGTTGGAtccattattatatatatttttacagAAAACGGAATAAAACAAATTTTCCATTTTGATTCcagtaaaattaaattaattacttgaaAGGAAATGGGTATTCAATTTCTATAATGAAATGACCATTCCCTGTAATTATTGCTTATTCCAATTCTCATTCTGTTCCTATGGTATTCCTTTTCCTCTTACCAAATGGGGAATTAATTAAGATATCTAATATTAGTGCTCAAAACTGTGTCAAAATCGTATTCCCAGAATATCATGTACAAGGAGATTTTACTTCATAGTAAGGCAGGAAGGCTAACGTCATGAaactatatattatatacatttCACAATTAACCATTTTTACACGTCAAGTTTTTCTTCACAAACTGGCCATAATGCGTTCCAGTTACAGAGCATCATTCAACAATCTCCTAGCTTCTTTCCTTTGCCAAGATTTGACATCTTGTTCTTGCATGTCACAAAAGATATAATCATATAATCTAtaacaaaaattcaattttGATGCTATGTCaggataaattaattttatacgtGTATCTAATCACATAATGTCATGTCAATAACAATAACTACTTTTTACATTAACTGTATGAATAGTCATTTAAAAAAACCGATGTAATTGAACGACTATGTAAAACGTTTTTTACTGTcagtgtatcaaaattaaactcaataataaataaacatgtaaaaatacaaaagaaataaacaaaaaatagatTCCCAGATAGCCATGAAGAAAATGGAGACAATGTCATATCATATCTGTCGCTACTTTTCTGTTGATGCTTCTAGCAAGTTAAGAGCCACTTGTAAAAAGGGTAAGGTGTTAATGGTTCTAAGATATGTACAGGTTTTTTGGGCTATGCATAAATGCATTTATATAGAAAAGAAGATAATTCTGTTGTCAAATATGTGAATGATGCATATAAATCAAACGTGTTATTTAGCACTTACTCCACCTGAAGAAAATACAATTCTGGCAAGGGAAAGTGAAGAGAATAAACGATTAAAATATGGCAAATGGACCGAAAAAGTTTTAGATGGGATAAGTATGATTTGTTCCAAATTTCGTTAGGCTGAGATCAATCAATGACGATTAACGAATATCACATGGTTTTGGGTGTTGGTCCAGCAAGATCACACGTAAATTTCCACCATGAAAAATGAAATAACAAACTAAATAGTGGAGTTTGAAATTTTGACTATGGAGTGTTTGATGTGATGaagaatatatattatgtttgtTCCTCTCTTCTTGGAGGTTATTAACTCCCTATGGCCTATATATTGAAGAAAATCATAGCATCTTTCAAAGCTCAACAAACAATAAAGTCCTAAGtaaaaagcaaagaaaaataTTGTTAAGATGTTGATGCATTGCAGGGGTTTGTTTAAGCCAGTTATTATCTTGATTATTGTTAACTTAGCTATGGCTATTGTAAATTTACTTATGAAGAAGGTTCTTAATGGAGGAATGGACAACATGTCCATTGTAACATATAGACAAGCAGTTTCATTTATCTTCATGGCACCTATTGCCTGCTTGTATGAAAGGTTAGAATCACTTCCATCTTTTCACTTCTTTCTGCTTATTCTTAACTCTCATCCCCTGCCTCCATAGGTCTTTGATGAATAATATACTTTCCCTCACTGGTTTTGAACCTAGCATGTATAAAAGTTAGAAAACATTATTCTTTGTTTCTACAACAGAGAATTGTATTTAAAATTAGACTTAGTTTTTCTGCTGTTTACAGGAAACACAAATTGGAGGCTCACATAATATGTCTCCTTTTCCTCAGCTCTCTTGTCGGGTATGTAGTCGAAAAAAGTTGTGTATTCATTTTGTCTCGTATACTGAACTAACAAATATCTCTCCATCAATAGATGAGACTTGGAATCCATTCAATATGGCACCCCATCTAATGATGGGGAAGCATGTGTTATCTTAATGTACAAAATAAAGTGagtaaaaatatcataactctAAGTGATTTTAGAGCCAAAGATGCATGCTTCTAGTTGTCATTAACATATAAATATCCACTCAAGtttatgatttaattttttacatcTATAAGtttacataattttaaaattttgtcaaTGCTTTCCAGAGTAACACTCACCCAATACATATTTCTTCTTGGACTTGAATATACGTCTGCAACGTTCTCATGTGCATTCCTCAATGCTGTGCCAGTATTCACCTTCATCGTGGCACTGCCATTTGGGTAAGTCAAACAAAATGTTACCAACTTAGTATATGTTAGTTAATGATggaaaaaagaaatatttaaattagatagtctttgaatttcaaataattctaaccatcgttgaaaatatttttctaggATAGAGAAGGTAAACATCACAAGCAAGAGTGGGAAAGCCAAAATCTTAGGGACTGTTGTGTGTATTGGTGGAACTTTGGTATTGATCCTCTATAAAGGAATGCCCTTAATCAACCCCCAAGCACAACACACAGCAAACGAAGCATCAAGTGGTCCTCCAGCCAGAAAGTTAGAAAAATGGATCATAGGTTCAATATTTCTGATTACAGGGTGCCTTCTTTGGTCTTCATGGTTTATCATACAAGCAAAGATTAGCAAAAGATATCCATGTCAATACTCTAGCACAGCTATTTTGTCCCTATTTTCTGCCATTCAATCAGCAATATTAACATTAATCATCAAGGGAAATAATGCCTCCTGGATTCTCAAAGGAAAGCTTGAAATAATGAGTGTTATATATGCTGTAAGTATAATCTTCACAACTATACATCATCTGTGATGTATCAACACTAAATCCCTGAATAAATGCACAAACTTttgcatcaattttttttttttaaatgtgaaCGTAGGGGTTGGTGGGATCAGGCTTGTGCTATGTGGCAATGTCATGGTGTGTCAAACAAAGGGGTCCAGTTTTTACTTCAGCATTTACCCCCCTTGTACAAATATTTGTGGCAGTGCTTGATTTCTCTATATTAAAGGAAGAAATTTACCTAGGAAGGTTGATTCTTTTGTGACCCTTCTATGATTTATATCCTTATACCTTCCAATCCCCTAACATATTCCTGCCTCTTATAATCAGTGTTGTAGGATCGGCCTTGGTTATTACTGGCTTGTATATTCTTCTGTGGGGGAAAAGTAACGAGAACGCACCATGTGTCAAGGATGCACAAGCAAGCCAACAAGATGTAGAATTGCAATAGCATTGGCATCATAGAAACATCAataaatctgaaactactccaGATACTAGATGTGGCATCTAACCTTGGGGGGTCATGAGTTctctgtatatatataaaaaaagcaATTAGTTACAGCATTTTACATGCACTGAAAGTTGATAAGTTCAAGAGTTGGAAGCAATGCAGAAGATAAACAAATTCAGATCAAGAAATGATATGTCAATTGTTCAAATTCAATATATTATAGCCAATGCATGTTTTGTTCTCAAAGACTTAGAATTGGATTGTGCATTCGAAGTATAAGGAGATTTCTAAACTAAGTTAAAATATGAAACTGGATTCTAGCTAATTCTTCGAAAACATTGGAGTAATTCAACTGCTATGGCAAAAGTTAAAGAATTAGATTACTAAATggttaattataaattaattattaactatcTTAATTAATAATGTATCAACAACTTACTTATTGCAGCCAACTTGGATTTCCAGGAACTGTCCCAAACCTGACACTATTCAGTATCCAGTCAAGAGAAAAGGAACTCATCTTTTGTTCATGGACCATTCAACGCAATTTCTTGATCTTGGCAGCAGCCAAGTTTCATTTGATATACAACAAAATTCAGCATAGAATACGTTTCCTCTGAATTATGATGTGTTTTATCATGAGCAATGAAACTATGAATGACTCCTGATATTTCAACAGAGCTAAACCCAGGCGACTTTTTTACTCCTCTTCTCTCCATGGCTTCTCTCATGCTTCTTGCATCATCCCAGCGCTTTTCAACTGCATAAGCATTGGATAAGCCAATGTATCTTCCATCATGATATGGTTCCAGCTCAATAAGCTTCCTGCCAACTATTTCTGCAAGATCAAAATCTCTATGGTTTATGCACCCACTAAGAAGGGCACCCAACACAGATGCTG from Arachis stenosperma cultivar V10309 chromosome 9, arast.V10309.gnm1.PFL2, whole genome shotgun sequence encodes the following:
- the LOC130947470 gene encoding WAT1-related protein At3g30340-like, producing MLMHCRGLFKPVIILIIVNLAMAIVNLLMKKVLNGGMDNMSIVTYRQAVSFIFMAPIACLYERKHKLEAHIICLLFLSSLVGVTLTQYIFLLGLEYTSATFSCAFLNAVPVFTFIVALPFGIEKVNITSKSGKAKILGTVVCIGGTLVLILYKGMPLINPQAQHTANEASSGPPARKLEKWIIGSIFLITGCLLWSSWFIIQAKISKRYPCQYSSTAILSLFSAIQSAILTLIIKGNNASWILKGKLEIMSVIYAGLVGSGLCYVAMSWCVKQRGPVFTSAFTPLVQIFVAVLDFSILKEEIYLGSVVGSALVITGLYILLWGKSNENAPCVKDAQASQQDVELQ